In one Bryobacteraceae bacterium genomic region, the following are encoded:
- a CDS encoding ABC transporter permease — protein MLADLRVAVRSFARTPLFALTAVLTMALGIGANTAIFSFVNALLLRPLPFAGPERLVRIESVRGEEFGRLTPREWEELDRDSSLFEGVAAWYPSQYNLSDGSGSPEVLAACMTTANLFRVLGVDFTLGSGWKEGTHRERNPVVVLNHTLWRRRFGGDPSLIGRTLPLDSASYQVLGVAAAGFDFPGNMDIFRAAYLGGAQNWDVRSLFAVARLRPGITFEHAESRLRQLAGEMERTFPKTNQGVRFRMRSLRNAYVGEVRPYVLLTFALVGLVLLIACANVVNLLLARGLAGKRELAMRAALGASRARILRQVLTESLVLAAAGGCAGLVIGYCWAGIIREWLRVDLPPWMSVGVDLRVLLFTAGISMSAGLLAGVLPAIAFSKTDLNDAIRESGRGSSGGRASGRVRNILVASELAMAVALLVFAGLLAKSFWRLQQTDVGFSPGPALTLRTDPPWARYNKAEQTAQFYRRAIDNLSAIPGVAGVAANHSLPLAINQNYGKPSIVAEGQSVDEQHRNPFVNVQIVSPNYHALMRVPLREGRAFDGRDRIGATPVAILSRPLAVRLFGDASPLGRRVQIPGLLSALNETKPEWLQIVGVAEGVRSEGLTAPPALDIYLSNQQQFAGDTFFILRTTGNPALVSQAAARAIQQIDPDQPVFDIQALKERVDGTVWQRRAAGTLSLCLSGLALLIAAIGAYGVLSYAVSQRRREIGIRQALGCSQAQIWWMVVRQGLSLAAIAVAAGLVAAMAAGRLLSSLLFDVSETDPLVLSAAGGATLLVAFCASAIPAWRASRLSPVHALRAE, from the coding sequence TTGCTGGCTGACTTGCGCGTCGCGGTGCGCTCGTTCGCGCGAACGCCACTGTTCGCCCTCACGGCGGTCCTCACTATGGCGCTCGGCATTGGAGCCAATACCGCCATATTCAGCTTCGTCAACGCTCTGCTCCTCCGCCCGCTTCCTTTCGCCGGCCCGGAGAGGCTGGTTCGGATCGAATCGGTTCGCGGGGAGGAGTTCGGCAGGCTGACGCCGCGCGAGTGGGAGGAACTGGACCGCGATTCCAGCCTGTTCGAAGGCGTCGCCGCATGGTATCCCAGCCAATACAACCTCAGCGACGGAAGCGGCTCGCCGGAAGTTCTCGCCGCTTGCATGACCACCGCCAATCTGTTCCGGGTTCTGGGTGTGGACTTCACGTTGGGATCCGGTTGGAAAGAGGGTACCCATCGCGAGCGCAACCCGGTCGTCGTGCTGAATCATACATTGTGGCGCCGCCGATTCGGTGGGGACCCTTCGCTGATCGGCCGTACGCTCCCTCTCGATTCTGCGAGCTATCAAGTGCTCGGTGTGGCCGCCGCCGGATTTGACTTTCCCGGAAACATGGATATCTTCCGGGCCGCCTATCTCGGCGGCGCGCAGAATTGGGACGTGAGGAGCCTTTTTGCTGTGGCGCGTCTGCGGCCAGGGATCACGTTCGAACATGCCGAATCCCGATTGCGGCAGCTGGCGGGGGAGATGGAGCGTACCTTCCCGAAGACAAATCAAGGCGTGCGATTTCGAATGCGCTCGCTGCGGAATGCCTATGTCGGTGAAGTTCGCCCTTACGTGCTGCTGACGTTCGCCTTGGTCGGGCTGGTGCTGTTGATTGCCTGCGCCAACGTCGTGAATCTTCTCCTTGCGCGAGGGTTGGCGGGAAAACGGGAGTTGGCCATGAGAGCCGCGTTGGGAGCCAGCCGCGCGCGGATTCTTCGGCAGGTTCTGACCGAATCGCTCGTGTTGGCGGCAGCGGGCGGGTGTGCCGGATTGGTCATCGGCTACTGCTGGGCTGGCATCATCCGGGAGTGGCTCCGGGTTGACCTGCCGCCCTGGATGAGTGTCGGCGTCGACCTTCGCGTCCTGCTCTTCACGGCGGGCATTTCCATGTCCGCCGGCCTGCTCGCCGGCGTGCTGCCGGCGATCGCATTCTCGAAGACGGATCTCAACGATGCCATTCGTGAGTCCGGCCGCGGCTCATCGGGCGGGCGCGCGTCCGGCCGCGTCCGGAACATACTGGTCGCGTCGGAGTTGGCCATGGCGGTGGCGCTGCTGGTCTTCGCCGGGCTGCTGGCGAAAAGCTTCTGGCGGCTCCAGCAGACTGACGTGGGATTCTCGCCCGGACCCGCCTTGACCCTGCGGACGGATCCGCCTTGGGCCCGATACAACAAAGCGGAACAAACGGCGCAATTCTACCGGCGCGCCATCGACAACCTTTCGGCGATTCCCGGCGTGGCCGGAGTTGCGGCAAATCACAGCCTCCCTCTCGCAATCAATCAGAACTATGGAAAGCCCTCGATCGTGGCGGAGGGCCAGAGCGTCGACGAACAGCATCGAAACCCCTTCGTCAATGTGCAGATCGTGAGTCCGAACTACCACGCCTTGATGAGGGTCCCCTTGCGCGAGGGACGAGCGTTCGATGGGCGCGATCGCATCGGAGCCACACCGGTTGCCATCCTCAGCCGCCCGCTCGCCGTGCGCCTGTTCGGCGACGCCAGTCCACTGGGACGCCGGGTTCAGATACCCGGACTCCTGTCTGCTCTAAACGAAACCAAGCCGGAGTGGCTGCAAATCGTCGGAGTTGCGGAGGGCGTGCGCAGTGAGGGTCTCACGGCTCCGCCGGCGCTGGACATCTACCTGTCCAACCAGCAGCAGTTCGCTGGCGACACGTTTTTCATCTTGCGCACCACGGGAAATCCGGCGCTGGTATCGCAAGCGGCGGCCCGAGCGATTCAACAGATCGATCCGGACCAGCCCGTGTTTGACATTCAAGCTTTGAAGGAGCGCGTCGATGGGACCGTGTGGCAACGGCGCGCCGCGGGGACACTCAGCCTTTGCCTGAGTGGTCTCGCGCTGCTGATCGCGGCGATTGGAGCCTACGGCGTGTTGTCCTACGCGGTGTCGCAGCGCCGGCGGGAGATCGGCATCCGGCAGGCGCTGGGATGCTCGCAGGCTCAGATTTGGTGGATGGTGGTGCGCCAGGGGCTTTCGCTCGCCGCGATCGCGGTTGCAGCCGGCCTCGTTGCGGCCATGGCCGCCGGTCGATTGCTTTCGTCGCTGCTATTCGATGTTTCCGAAACCGACCCGCTTGTGCTGAGCGCTGCCGGCGGCGCCACCCTGTTGGTCGCCTTCTGCGCCTCAGCCATACCCGCGTGGCGCGCCAGCAGGTTGAGCCCGGTTCACGCGCTTCGCGCAGAGTAG